A region of the Candidatus Cloacimonadota bacterium genome:
TGCTTGACAAGATGGAGCCTTTGAGATTGCGTGGCACGCTGAAGAGGTTCAAAAACATATGTGTTCCCGAAACAAACAGATAAGTGACCTGACTGACAGCTTTTTTGGCAAGAAAGCATCTGCGCGCGCGGATGCTTTTTTTTTATCCCGGAGGAAACATGAACAGCAGTGAGATCATTCGCCTGGCCCTGGCTGAGGACATCGGCAGCGGCGACATCAGCACGGCCTATCTGGAGCTGGAACCCGTTCCCGAGCAGGCCTTCATGATCGCCAAAGCCAAAGGCGTGCTGGCCGGGCTCGACATCGCCCGCGAGGTTTTCCTCACCGTGGACAAAGGCCTCAAGATCACGCTCTACAACCGCGATGGGGACGATGTGAAGCCCGGCGCCGAGATCATGCGCGTGGAGGGCAATCCCGCCAGTATCCTGCAGGGCGAGCGCACCGCGCTGAATTTTCTGCAGAGGATGAGCGGCATCGCCACCCTCACCCGCGCCATGGTCCGCGAGCTGGAAGGCAGCCCTGTCCGTTTGCTTGACACCCGCAAAACCACACCGCTGCTGCGCGGCCTGGAAAAATACGCCGTGCGCGTGGGCGGAGGCTTCAACCACCGCTTTGGCCTCTACGACATGGT
Encoded here:
- the nadC gene encoding carboxylating nicotinate-nucleotide diphosphorylase translates to MNSSEIIRLALAEDIGSGDISTAYLELEPVPEQAFMIAKAKGVLAGLDIAREVFLTVDKGLKITLYNRDGDDVKPGAEIMRVEGNPASILQGERTALNFLQRMSGIATLTRAMVRELEGSPVRLLDTRKTTPLLRGLEKYAVRVGGGFNHRFGLYDMVMLKENHIRACGGISEAVTRVKKHNTAHKIEVEVTTIQELEEAVRAGVDRVMLDNMNLTQIRACVRRFGKKVELEVSGGVTLANIAKLAQTGVHYISSGALTHSYQSLDISLLFKE